The Sorangiineae bacterium MSr11954 DNA segment CGATATGCGTACCGGTGTGCGTGTACATCGAGACCGCATCGCCGGTGTACGAGACTTTGTCGTTTTGCGCGGGGCCGACCTTGACGGGATCGTCCACCCCGGTTCCGCGCGGGGTGTGCGTCAGCCAAAATTGGTAGCGCGGATCGCCGAGGAGGTACCAGCTCGGCATGCCGACGAAATACTCGGTCGACAGATCGTACATCTTGCGCGCGTCGGCGCGGGCGAGGATGGCCGCGCGGCTCTCCGAGGTCATCATGTTGAGGGTACCGATTTCGTCGTTGGGTCCCCACGGGCTCTTTCCCACCACTTCGGATCCGCCGGGGCGCGCGCCCGATGCGTTGGCGGCGGTGGTCGGCACGTTCGAGACCGTGCCTTCCGCAGGCGACGTACCATGCGCCGTGTCCGGGCTCGCGGGCGGCGCAGCGGGGGCGCACGCGGCGGCGGTGGCGCCGGCGATGCCGAGGGTCGTGGCGATGGCGAGGCGAGCGGTGATGCGCAAAATTCGAGGATTCAAGCGTCTTCCTTCTTTCGTTGTTCGGAGGTGCAAAACTTTGCTCCGATGGGGGACGCTTGATAAGCGCGCAGATGGGTAACTCTTCGTTTCCGAATCGTCGAGGAATGCATGGATTTGTTTCGGTCGATGCGGGTCTTCCGCGCGGTGGTGGAAGCGGAGAGCTTCGCGCGCGCCTCGAAGAAGCTGAACATCTCCACGGCCTGGGTGAGCAAACACGTCTCTGAGCTCGAGAAGCACCTTGGCGCGCAGCTCCTGCGGCGAACCACGCGCAGCTTGAGTCTGACGGAGAGCGGGCAAATCTATTACCGGCAGTGCGCCGAGATCCTCGACGACGTCGGCCGCGCCGAGGAATCGGTGAGCGCGCTGCGCGACGCCCCGCGCGGCACCTTACGGGTGACCGCCCCCATGTCCTTCGGCATTTTGCATTTGGCGCCCCGCTTGCCCGAGTTTTCGAGCCGGTATCCCGATGTAACGCTCGACTTGGTGCTCACCGATCGCGTGGTCGATCTGATCGACGAGGCGTTCGACGTGGCCGTGCGCATCGCGGCCCAGCTCCCCGATAGCCGCCTGGCCGCGCGCAAGCTCTTCACCGGGCGCCGCGTTCTCTGCGCCGCGCCCGCGTACATCGCCAAGCGCGGGGCTCCGAGTTCGCTGCGCGCGCTCGATGAGCACGATTGCCTCATTTACAGCCTGCACGCGACACCGCACGAATGGGCGTTCGAAGCGCCCGACGGCGCCTTGCAGAAGGTGCACGTGAACGGGTGCTTCATCGCCAACAACAGCATCGTCATCCGCGCCATGCTGCTCGCCGGGAGCGGCATCGCCATCATCCCCGAGTTCGTGGTGGGGGACGAGCTGCGCGCGGGAGCGTTGGTCGAGCTGCTGCCAACCCATCGCCCGATCGGCGCCACGGCGCACGCCGTCTATGCGCACAGCCGCCAAGGCTCCCCGAAGATTCGCGCGTTCGTCGACTTTCTGGTCGAGCGGCTCGCCGACCGCCCCGCGGAGCGCACGGAGAAAAAACGGCGCGCGCGCGGCTGATGGCGGTTCACGCTGCGGGGCTAGATGCCACCTTGCAGCAAGGTTCGCGCGAGATCCGACAGGAGCTTCACATCGTGCACGTCGGACGCCAGCTCGGGCACTTTGACGACGGGGACGTCGGCCGGGAGCCTCGTCTCGAGCGCGCGGATGTGGTGCGCATCGAGGGCTGCCAGCTTGACGGCATCGTAGTGGGCGCGCGACAGGCGCTCGGGCGCGTCTTCGTCGAGGGTGAGCTTGTGCATGGCCACGGCGGCGGCCGAGACCGAAATAGGGATCGGCGCCTCGGCCGCGAACGGCGGCGGGACCCGGTAGCGGTTCACCACCAGCGCGCCGCGCGGCATATGGTGCTGCTCCAGCCGGTCCGAAAAGTAGAGGACCTCTTTGATGCTCATGGGCGCGGGCGACGTGACCAGCACGAAGGCCACGTCGGTGCCCCGAAGCGTCTCCTGCACGCGGGCCGCGCGCTCTTTGAAGCCGCCGAAGAGATCATTGAGCTCGGTGATGAACTGCGCCACGTCTTGGAGAAAGCTGCCGCCGGTGATCTTTCCGATGGCGCGGAGCACCACGGAGGCCGAGCGGGCGAGGATGTTGAGCGACAGCTTGCCGGTGGACTGAAAGGCGTCGATGAACCACTTCATCGCGGCCGAGTCGAGCGCGTCGACGAGCCGGCCGGGGGCATCGAGGAAGTCCAGCGCGTTGGCCGTGGGGGGCGTGTCGAGGAAGACCACGTCGTAGCGCGGGTCGTTCTTCACGGCGATGAGCTTCTCCATCGCCATGTACTCCTGCGTGCCGGCCAGGGACGTGGAGACGTACTGGTAAAGCTTGTTCTCCAGGAGCCGCTTGGCGCTCTCGGGGCTCGACGAGTACTTGATCACGAGCTCGTCGAAGGTGCGCTTGGTGTCGACCATCATCACCGTGAGCGATCCGGTGAGCGGCGCGCCCGCCCGCTGGAATAGCTTCGGGTCGATCTCCATCGCCTCGGTGTTCATCCGCTCGATGCCCAAGCTCTCGGCCAAGCGCTTGGCCGGATCGATGGTCATGCAGAGGACGCGCTTGCCACGCTGGGCGGCGGCCACACCGAGCGCCGCGGAAGTCGTCGTTTTACCGACTCCACCGGCCCCCACCGTGATGATCACGCGGCGCGTGTCGACGATGGTCTCGAGGGACGAAGGCATGGGCGAAAGGAGCTTCACTCCTTACCACAGGATGCAAAATTGTGCTCGAAACGTCGCACCGGAGCTCTTTCCCGCACACGTTCCCTTTTCTCGTCCCGTACACGTTCCCGTCCCCGTACGCGCGCCCGAAATCGGCAGGGAAGCGCGGGAACGGAGACCGGCGCGGGCACGGGGCAGAGCCTTTTCTACCCCGGCTCGTCTTCGTATTCGCCCTCGGCGAGGTTGTCGAAGCGGGTGTACTCGTGGTCGAAGCGGACCTTCACGGTTCCCGTGGGGCCGTTTCGTTGCTTGGCGATGATGAGCTCGGCCACCTTGGGCTCGGTGGAGCCCTCTTTGTTGTAGTAGTCGTCGCGGTAGATGAAGCAGATGTTGTCGGCGTCCTGCTCGATGGCGCCCGACTCGCGCAGGTCGCTGATCTGGGGGCGCTTGGACTTCTCACTGCGCGTCTCCACCGCGCGATTGAGCTGGGACAGGGCGATGACCGGCACCTTGAGCTCCTTGGCGAGCCCCTTGAGCCCTCGGGAAATTTCGCTGATTTCCTGCTCGCGCGAGCTCACGCCATCGCGGCCCTTCATGAGCTGCAAGTAGTCGATGACCACCAGGCCGATCTTGCGCGCGCCGCGTCCGTTGTCGTCGGGATCGCGATCGTACTCGGCTTGGAGGCGGCGCACCTTGGCGCGCAGCTCGAGGATGCTCAACGACGGCGAGTCGTCGATCCAGATGGGCAGGCTGCCGAGGAAGGCGGCCGCCTGGGTCAGGCGGTTCCAGTCTTGCTGCCCGAGGAAGCCCGAGCGCACCTTGCTGACGTCGACCTTGCCCTCGGAGCACACCATACGATTGGCCAGCTGCTCGCGCGGCATTTCCAAGGAGAAGACGGCCACCCCTGCCCCTTCTTGCTCCCAGCGCTGGTTTGGATCGTTCTCGAGCTCGCGGCCTTTGGGGCTCGCGGCGTTGACGGCGACATTGAGGACGAAGCTGGTCTTGCCCATGCCGGGGCGGGCGGCGACGATGGTCAAGTCGCCCGGGTGCAGGCCGGCGGTGAGGCGATCGTAGCGGGTGAAGCCCGTCGAAATGCCGGTGATCCGATCGCCGCGTTGCATGGCGTCGGTCAGCTGCTTGAACGACTTCTTCATGACGCTGATCAGCTTTTCGACGCTGCTCGACTCGGAGGTTCGACTCAGCTCGTAGACCGATTGCTCGGCGCCATCGATGTACTGCTGCGCGTCGCCGTAGTCGATGTAGCCCTGGGCGGCGACCCGCTGGCAGGTGGCGATCAGCTGGCGAACGCGCCACTTCTCGTGGATGGTCTTGCCGTAGGCCGCGATGTTGGCCACCGCGGGGGCGCAGTTCAAAATCTCCGTGAGGTACGCCATGCCGCCGATCTGCTGGATGCGATCGCGGTTTTTGAGCCAGCTGCCGACCTGCACGATGTCGACCGGCTGCCCATTCTGGCGAAGCTCGATGCACGCCTCGTAAATGCGCCGGTGCGCCTCGGAGTAGTAGTGCTCCGGCTTGAGGAACTCCAGGACGCGGTCGAGCGCCATGCTGTCGATGAGCACCGCCGAGAGAACGGCCGCCTCGGCGTCGAGGTCGTGCGGCGGAACCCGGCCATCGATGGTGGGGGGCTCGTGAACCTCCTTCTTCCCCCGCATTGCCCACGCCTTTTCCACAGCTTATCCTCCAGAAAGCACGAAACCTCGGCCGCGCAGGCGCGCAACCGAGGTTCGATGATGAAGCAACTGTAGCACCTCTGCCAGCGCGGGCACCCGAGGATCCGGGTGCCCGGCGGAGCCGATCGCGCGTTGCTACTTCTTGACGACTTCGACCTTGAGGGTCGCGACGACGTCCGACAGGAGCTTCACGGGGATTTCGACGGCCCCGAGCTGCTTGAGCGGCTCGGCGAGCTGCATCTTCTTGCGGTCGAAGGTGATGCCCTGGGCCTCCACCGCCGCGTGGATTTCCTTGGCGGTGACGGATCCAAAGAGCTTGTCGTCCTCGCCCACCGCGCGGGCGATGGTGATCTGGAGCGCCGAGAGCTTCTGGGCGAGCTCGCGGCTCTCCTTCTTCAGCTTCTCGGCCTTGGCGAGGGCCACGGCCTTCTCGTGCTCCACGCGGTGCACCTGCGCGATGGTGGCCGGGACGGCCAGCTGGCGCGGGAGGAGGTAGTTGCGCGCGAACCCGGGGCGAACCTTGACCAGCTCACCCGAGGATCCGACGTTCGGAACATCTTGCTGCAGAATGACTTGAATCGTGGCGGGCATGATTGCTCTCCCTAGCCTTGCTGCCGTCAGGCCGTGACGGTGAAGGGCAAGAGCGCGATGTTGCGCGCGCGTTTGATCGCCTGGGTGACCTTGCGCTGGTGCAGCGCGCAGTTACCGCTGATGCGGCGGGGAACGACCTTGCCGCGGTCGGAGATGAAGTAACGGAGCGCCTGCGGGTCCTTGTAGTCGATGACCGTGACCTTCTCCGCGCAGAACTTGCAAACGCGCTTCTTGCCAGTGCGGCGGCGGCCGGGGGCATCCTGGTTCAGATCCGGGGTACGTCCAAAATCCTTGTCGTCATCCAGCATGGCCATGGATCAAGCCTCCTCTCCGTTGCTTTCACCACCGCCAGCTGCGCCCTTGGCCGCACCGCTCTCGGGGGCTTCCTCGTCACCGAAATCCTCGTCGCGCTCGGTGTCGCGATCTTCGCGGCCGCGGTGGGAGGCTTCGGGTCCGAGATCGACCAGACCGAGGGCGCGCTCGCGCGACTCTTTCTCTTCTTCCTCGGCCGGGAGCTCGAGGCGAGCCAGCTTCACTTCCTCGGGATCGATGGTGATCGCCGCTTCGTCGACGTCTTCCTTGACGAGGACCGTCTGGAACTTGAGGACGGCGTCCTGCAGCTTCAGGTTGCGCTCGAGCTCGTTCACCAGCCCGCCACGCCCCACGTACTTCACATAGACGTAGACGCCTTTTTTGTTCTTGGCGACGGGGTACGCGAGGCGGCGGCGGCCCCAGGCCTCGACCTTGGTGAGCTTGCCGGCTTCGCGCGAGACGACTTCGGCGACGCGGTTCTGAACCTTCTCCGCGGTGTCGGGATCGACATCGCCACGAAGGATGTAGATGGTCTCGTACTCCTTCGACTTCAGTGCTTGGGTGGTGGTGGCAGCTGCCATCGACCTCTCCTTTTGGGCGTTAGGCCCCCGGCGTTGCGACCGGGAGCAAGGGGAACCCGCGGAGTCCGCGGGGATGAGGGCGGGCTGTGTAGCACAGTCCGCACCCTGCGTGCTCTATTTTTTTCGGACGTTCACGGCATTCATGGCCGCGCTCACGCCGTTCATCACCACGGAGTGCGCCGCCGTCACCGCCCCATTCACCACATCGGGCAGCTCGGCACGCTCCACCGGGTCGAAGCCGGTCAGCACATAATCGGCGACATCGCCCCGGAAGCCGGGCGGCGGCCGCCCGATGCCCACGCGCACCCGCACGAAATCCGGCGTTCCAAGGCGCTGGATGATGCTCCGCAGCCCGTTGTGGCCCGCGTGGCCACCACCGAATTTTACGCGCGTATCGCCGTAGGGCAGATCCAGCTCGTCGTGGACGACGATGATATCGGCGGGCTCGACCTTGAGAAAGGCGGCGCACGGCTGAACGCTGTCGCCCGACAGGTTCATGAAGGTCTGCGGCTTGAGGAGCGCGTTGTGCGCTCCCTTGGTGAAGACGCCGGAGAACTTCTCCCGCCACTCGGGGAACGTGCCGGCGCGATGAATCGCATCGGCGACCATGAACCCGATGTTGTGGCGGGTGTCTTCGTATTTTTTCCCCGGGTTGCCGAGGCCGACGACGAGCTTCACATCCGACGCTGCTTCTCGAAGGTCTCGACTTACTTCTTCTTCGCGTCTTTGGCCGGTGCGGCGGCCTTCGCATCCTTGGCGGGTGCGGCGGCGGCCTTGCCACCCGCGGCAGCGGCGGCCGGGGCAGCGGCGGCGCCCGGGGCGGCGGCGGCTTCGTCGGCCGAGCGATCCTTCTCGGGGGCGACGACGGCGATGAGCGTTTGCTCCGCGGGGAGACGGACGCTGACGCCCTCGTCGAGCTTCAGGTGCTGCGTGAAGATATGGCCATTGAGCTCGAGCGGGGTGACGTCGACCTCGATCTTCAGCGGGATGCGGTCCGGACGGCAGCGCACGGGCAAGGTGCGGTAAACCTGGCGAAGGAGGCCGCCTTTGACGACGCCTTCGGCCTTGCCGGTGGCGATGAGCGGGATCTCGACGTCGATCTCCTCGTCGAGCTTCACCTCGACGAAGTCGACGTGCTCGAGCTCACGGCGAACCGGGTGGTACGAGTAGTCGCGGATCATGACGAGGCGCTCGGCGCCGCTCAGCTGAACACGGATGACGGAGTTTTTTCCGTGCTCGCTCTTCAAGATGGTGATCACTTCTTTCGGCGCGACCGCGATCGGCGTGGACGCGAGCGTCTTGCCGTATGCGATCGCCGGGATCTGACCGCTCTTGCGCAAGCGCTTCGCTTCTCCCTTGCCCGCAGCAAGGCGTGCCGAAACGGAGAGCTGGGCAATCGCCGAACCGGTGGAAGCGGAGGAACTGGAGGTGGTGGCCGCGCTCATGATCGTACGTGTCTCCTGGAATGTCTCGGCTGGCTCGCTTTGGATGCCGCTAAGAGGCGGTGCCTTTAGCAGAAAGCGGGGCTTGCAGGTAGCAAAAAGGTCAAATGACTGAATTTGGGGTCAGTAGGCAGGCGCGGGGCCGTCGCACGGGTCACGCGGTACGACACGACACTACGCGAACAACGAGCTGACCGAGTCGGAGCTGTGGATGCGCTTGATGGCCTCGCCCAGAAGGCGCGCGATGCTGACCTGGCGGATCTTCGCGCACTGCTTGGCCTCGGCCGACAGCGGGATGGAGTCGGTGACGATGACCTCCGTGATGGGCGATTCGCTGATGCGCTTGATGGCGGGGCCCGAGAAGACGCCGTGTGTTGCGCAGGCAACGACCTTGGTCGCGCCGTGGTTGACCAGCGCGCGGGCGGCGCCGCAGAGGGTGCCGGCGGTGTCGATCATGTCGTCGATGATGATGCACTCCTTGTCCTTCACGTCGCCGATGAGGTGCATCACCTCGCTGACATTGGCCCGCTCGCGGCGCTTGTCGACGATGGCCAGGCTGGCGTTGAGGCGCTTGGAGTAGGCGCGGGCGCGCTCCACGCCGCCCGAGTCGGGGGAGACGAAGACCGCGGAGGAGTCGAAGCTCTTCCTCAGGTAGTCCTCGAGCATCACCGGCATGGCGTAGAGGTGGTCGAACGGAATGTTGAAAAAGCCTTGGATTTGCCCGGCGTGCAGGTCGACCGAGACCACGCGGGTCACGCCCGACACCTGGATCAAGTCGGCCACGAGCTTCGACGTGATGGGGGTGCGCGGTGCGACCTTGCGGTCCTGACGCCCGTAGCCGTAGTACGGGATGACGGCCGTGATCGAGCCCGCGGAGGCGCGACGGAGGGCGTCGCACATGATGAGGAGCTCCATCACGTTGTCGTTGACGGGGCTCGAGGTGGGCTGAATCACGAACGCGTCGACCCCGCGCACGTTCTCGTTGATCTCGCAGAACGACTCGTTGTCGCTGAAACGCGTGATTTTTACCTTGGACAGCGGCGTTTCCAGGTAACTCGCAATCGAGCCAGCGAGCTCGGGGTTCGCGTTCCCCGCGAAGAGACAGACCTTCTTGAACATGTGAAAACCCCGCTAGGTCGGAATCAGAAGCGCGTGGTCTAGCTGCCAGATCCCCACATGTCAACGTAAGGCTCGTCCGACCCCGCAACCCGCCGTCCGTTATCGATGTAAATGACACGGTCCGCGAGCAGGCGCACCTCCTGCCGGTGGTGTGTCACATGGATGAATGGCACCCCCAGCTCGGATGCCGAGGCACGCACGTCGGCACAAAGCGACTCTCGCAGGTCTCGGTCCATCGCCGAGAACGGCTCGTCCAGGAGCACCACCCGGGGCGCCATCGCAAAGGCGCGCGCCAGGGCCACCCGCTGCGCCTCCCCGCCCGAATACGTGGACGGGCGGCGGTTCTCGAGGTGCGCCACGTGAAAGCGCGCGAGGAGCTCCCGGGCCTTCGTGCGCTGAACCTCGCGCGCGAGCGTCCGGTCCATGCCGTAGACCACGTTGCCCACCGCGCTCATGTGCGGAAACAAGGCCAGCGACTGAAAGACGAAGGCGACCCTCCGCAGGTGAACGGGGCGGTCGATCCGCTGGGTCGAATCGAGCCACACGTCGGTGCCAAGGGCGACGCGTCCGCGGTCCGGGCGAAGGAGCCCCGCGATGGCCGCCAGGACGGTGCTTTTGCCGGAGCCTGACGGGCCGAACAAGATGGTGATCCC contains these protein-coding regions:
- the pth gene encoding aminoacyl-tRNA hydrolase; translated protein: MKLVVGLGNPGKKYEDTRHNIGFMVADAIHRAGTFPEWREKFSGVFTKGAHNALLKPQTFMNLSGDSVQPCAAFLKVEPADIIVVHDELDLPYGDTRVKFGGGHAGHNGLRSIIQRLGTPDFVRVRVGIGRPPPGFRGDVADYVLTGFDPVERAELPDVVNGAVTAAHSVVMNGVSAAMNAVNVRKK
- the dnaB gene encoding replicative DNA helicase, producing the protein MRGKKEVHEPPTIDGRVPPHDLDAEAAVLSAVLIDSMALDRVLEFLKPEHYYSEAHRRIYEACIELRQNGQPVDIVQVGSWLKNRDRIQQIGGMAYLTEILNCAPAVANIAAYGKTIHEKWRVRQLIATCQRVAAQGYIDYGDAQQYIDGAEQSVYELSRTSESSSVEKLISVMKKSFKQLTDAMQRGDRITGISTGFTRYDRLTAGLHPGDLTIVAARPGMGKTSFVLNVAVNAASPKGRELENDPNQRWEQEGAGVAVFSLEMPREQLANRMVCSEGKVDVSKVRSGFLGQQDWNRLTQAAAFLGSLPIWIDDSPSLSILELRAKVRRLQAEYDRDPDDNGRGARKIGLVVIDYLQLMKGRDGVSSREQEISEISRGLKGLAKELKVPVIALSQLNRAVETRSEKSKRPQISDLRESGAIEQDADNICFIYRDDYYNKEGSTEPKVAELIIAKQRNGPTGTVKVRFDHEYTRFDNLAEGEYEDEPG
- a CDS encoding 50S ribosomal protein L25; amino-acid sequence: MSAATTSSSSASTGSAIAQLSVSARLAAGKGEAKRLRKSGQIPAIAYGKTLASTPIAVAPKEVITILKSEHGKNSVIRVQLSGAERLVMIRDYSYHPVRRELEHVDFVEVKLDEEIDVEIPLIATGKAEGVVKGGLLRQVYRTLPVRCRPDRIPLKIEVDVTPLELNGHIFTQHLKLDEGVSVRLPAEQTLIAVVAPEKDRSADEAAAAPGAAAAPAAAAAGGKAAAAPAKDAKAAAPAKDAKKK
- the rpsF gene encoding 30S ribosomal protein S6, with product MAAATTTQALKSKEYETIYILRGDVDPDTAEKVQNRVAEVVSREAGKLTKVEAWGRRRLAYPVAKNKKGVYVYVKYVGRGGLVNELERNLKLQDAVLKFQTVLVKEDVDEAAITIDPEEVKLARLELPAEEEEKESRERALGLVDLGPEASHRGREDRDTERDEDFGDEEAPESGAAKGAAGGGESNGEEA
- a CDS encoding ribose-phosphate pyrophosphokinase, translating into MFKKVCLFAGNANPELAGSIASYLETPLSKVKITRFSDNESFCEINENVRGVDAFVIQPTSSPVNDNVMELLIMCDALRRASAGSITAVIPYYGYGRQDRKVAPRTPITSKLVADLIQVSGVTRVVSVDLHAGQIQGFFNIPFDHLYAMPVMLEDYLRKSFDSSAVFVSPDSGGVERARAYSKRLNASLAIVDKRRERANVSEVMHLIGDVKDKECIIIDDMIDTAGTLCGAARALVNHGATKVVACATHGVFSGPAIKRISESPITEVIVTDSIPLSAEAKQCAKIRQVSIARLLGEAIKRIHSSDSVSSLFA
- the rplI gene encoding 50S ribosomal protein L9 produces the protein MPATIQVILQQDVPNVGSSGELVKVRPGFARNYLLPRQLAVPATIAQVHRVEHEKAVALAKAEKLKKESRELAQKLSALQITIARAVGEDDKLFGSVTAKEIHAAVEAQGITFDRKKMQLAEPLKQLGAVEIPVKLLSDVVATLKVEVVKK
- a CDS encoding ArsA family ATPase, which produces MPSSLETIVDTRRVIITVGAGGVGKTTTSAALGVAAAQRGKRVLCMTIDPAKRLAESLGIERMNTEAMEIDPKLFQRAGAPLTGSLTVMMVDTKRTFDELVIKYSSSPESAKRLLENKLYQYVSTSLAGTQEYMAMEKLIAVKNDPRYDVVFLDTPPTANALDFLDAPGRLVDALDSAAMKWFIDAFQSTGKLSLNILARSASVVLRAIGKITGGSFLQDVAQFITELNDLFGGFKERAARVQETLRGTDVAFVLVTSPAPMSIKEVLYFSDRLEQHHMPRGALVVNRYRVPPPFAAEAPIPISVSAAAVAMHKLTLDEDAPERLSRAHYDAVKLAALDAHHIRALETRLPADVPVVKVPELASDVHDVKLLSDLARTLLQGGI
- a CDS encoding ATP-binding cassette domain-containing protein, producing the protein MTHSVPEPASAGASLTVSLAIQRGAFHLDVAFEAPPGITILFGPSGSGKSTVLAAIAGLLRPDRGRVALGTDVWLDSTQRIDRPVHLRRVAFVFQSLALFPHMSAVGNVVYGMDRTLAREVQRTKARELLARFHVAHLENRRPSTYSGGEAQRVALARAFAMAPRVVLLDEPFSAMDRDLRESLCADVRASASELGVPFIHVTHHRQEVRLLADRVIYIDNGRRVAGSDEPYVDMWGSGS
- a CDS encoding LysR substrate-binding domain-containing protein is translated as MDLFRSMRVFRAVVEAESFARASKKLNISTAWVSKHVSELEKHLGAQLLRRTTRSLSLTESGQIYYRQCAEILDDVGRAEESVSALRDAPRGTLRVTAPMSFGILHLAPRLPEFSSRYPDVTLDLVLTDRVVDLIDEAFDVAVRIAAQLPDSRLAARKLFTGRRVLCAAPAYIAKRGAPSSLRALDEHDCLIYSLHATPHEWAFEAPDGALQKVHVNGCFIANNSIVIRAMLLAGSGIAIIPEFVVGDELRAGALVELLPTHRPIGATAHAVYAHSRQGSPKIRAFVDFLVERLADRPAERTEKKRRARG
- the rpsR gene encoding 30S ribosomal protein S18, which codes for MAMLDDDKDFGRTPDLNQDAPGRRRTGKKRVCKFCAEKVTVIDYKDPQALRYFISDRGKVVPRRISGNCALHQRKVTQAIKRARNIALLPFTVTA